In Elephas maximus indicus isolate mEleMax1 chromosome 7, mEleMax1 primary haplotype, whole genome shotgun sequence, the following proteins share a genomic window:
- the LTO1 gene encoding protein LTO1 homolog isoform X2, whose translation MAGSQDMFDAIVMADERFHGEGYQEGYEEGSSLGIIEGRQYGALHGAKIGSEIGCYQGFAFAWKYLLHSCATKKDSKKMKVLESLIGMIQKFPYDDPAYDKLHEDLDKIRGKFKQLCSLLNVQPDFKTSAEGSGLSF comes from the exons ATGGCTGGGAGTCAGGATATGTTCGACGCTATCGTGATGGCGGATGAGAG ATTTCATGGGGAAGGATATCAGGAAGGCTACGAAGAAGGCAGTAGTTTGGGTATAATTGAAGGAAGGCAGTATGGTGCCCTTCATGGAGCCAAAATTGGATCTGAG ATCGGGTGCTATCAAGGTTTTGCTTTTGCGTGGAAATATCTTTTGCACAGTTGTGCCACCAAGAAAGACAG CAAAAAGATGAAGGTCTTAGAATCATTGATTGGAATGATTCAGAAATTCCCTTACGACGACCCTGCTTATGATAAACTCCACGAAGACTTAGACAAAATTAGAGGGAAGTTTAAACAG CTTTGTTCATTACTAAATGTTCAGCCGGACTTTAAAACTAGCGCAGAAGGTTCCGGACTCTCATTTTGA
- the LTO1 gene encoding protein LTO1 homolog isoform X1, producing the protein MAGSQDMFDAIVMADERFHGEGYQEGYEEGSSLGIIEGRQYGALHGAKIGSEIGCYQGFAFAWKYLLHSCATKKDSKKMKVLESLIGMIQKFPYDDPAYDKLHEDLDKIRGKFKQAPVRSEAQVSWPAGSALQGFSGHTRVPCYAARGRPRFST; encoded by the exons ATGGCTGGGAGTCAGGATATGTTCGACGCTATCGTGATGGCGGATGAGAG ATTTCATGGGGAAGGATATCAGGAAGGCTACGAAGAAGGCAGTAGTTTGGGTATAATTGAAGGAAGGCAGTATGGTGCCCTTCATGGAGCCAAAATTGGATCTGAG ATCGGGTGCTATCAAGGTTTTGCTTTTGCGTGGAAATATCTTTTGCACAGTTGTGCCACCAAGAAAGACAG CAAAAAGATGAAGGTCTTAGAATCATTGATTGGAATGATTCAGAAATTCCCTTACGACGACCCTGCTTATGATAAACTCCACGAAGACTTAGACAAAATTAGAGGGAAGTTTAAACAG GCACCTGTCCGCAGTGAAGCACAGGTGAGCTGGCCGGCTGGCTCAGCCCTACAGGGATTCAGCGGCCACACCAGGGTCCCCTGCTACGCTGCACGTGGCCGTCCTCGCTTCTCCACCTGA